AATCGTGTCGATATCGGTCACCGGATCGAAGCGAGTGCACATCGCCCAGAGCACCTGATCGAGGTCGGAGCAGTCGATGTCCTCGTCCACGACGACCGTCCACTTGCCGTTGTAGGCGCCGGCGGCGCAGGAAGAGGCGACGTGCAGAACGTTGCGCGCGTGGCCCGGATAGCGCTGGCGGATCTGGATCGCCGTGAAGCGCGTCGCCGGTCCGCCTTCGTGGTTCCACACGCCGAGAATTTCCGGCAGGCCGCACGCCTCCAGGGCCTGCCAGATCTCCGCCGCGCCGGCGATGCCTTTCAATAAACCCGTCTCGTCCACCGGCTTGTGCTGCGGCGCGCAGGTGAGAATCGGATCGTCGCGGTAGAGAATTGTCTTCACGTCGATGTAGGGGCGCGGCACGACGTCGTCGGAGTAATAACCCATCCATTCGCCGAACGGCCCTTCCGGCTTCACGTGGCCGGGCACGGCCTCGCCCTCGATGACGATCTCGGCGTCCGCCGGTATCGGAAAGCCGGTGTACGGGCCTTTGACGACTTCCACCGGCTCGCCTCTGAGACCTCCGGCGAAGTCGTATTCCGATACGCCGCGCGGTAGCGGGCTTGCCGACAGCATATAAAGGAGGGGGTCCTGGCCGCACACAACGGCGACCTTCATGCTCTGACCGCGCTCGAAATATTTGTCGCGGTGAATTCGGCCGTGCTTGCCTTCCGTGATCTGGCAGCCGATGGTTTTGCCGTCGTAGACCTGGCAGCGATAGGCGCCCAGATTGTACCAATCGGTGTCGGGATCTTTGGTGATGACCAGATCGGCCGTGCCGATGTAACGCGCCTGATCGAGCTCGTGATGGATGGGCACGGGGAATTTGAGCACGTCGACGTCGTCGCCTTCGAGGACGTGGTCGAAAATCGGGCC
This Candidatus Binatia bacterium DNA region includes the following protein-coding sequences:
- a CDS encoding UbiD family decarboxylase, whose protein sequence is MARPEKKISPLERGVAYRGLRDWLDRVDRLGELLKIDGAHWDREMGATTQLLTQSSKGTAPAILFDEVPGYAKGFRTLYGQFSSIKRVALTLGLPLEYERKADIVKAYHERMQSMNFIKPKFVKSGPIFDHVLEGDDVDVLKFPVPIHHELDQARYIGTADLVITKDPDTDWYNLGAYRCQVYDGKTIGCQITEGKHGRIHRDKYFERGQSMKVAVVCGQDPLLYMLSASPLPRGVSEYDFAGGLRGEPVEVVKGPYTGFPIPADAEIVIEGEAVPGHVKPEGPFGEWMGYYSDDVVPRPYIDVKTILYRDDPILTCAPQHKPVDETGLLKGIAGAAEIWQALEACGLPEILGVWNHEGGPATRFTAIQIRQRYPGHARNVLHVASSCAAGAYNGKWTVVVDEDIDCSDLDQVLWAMCTRFDPVTDIDTIQKAWSSGRDPMFLPGNFNNRILIDACMPYDRKLKGKFPTVVDVSEELRAKLKKKFGKILAGV